From a region of the Nothobranchius furzeri strain GRZ-AD chromosome 12, NfurGRZ-RIMD1, whole genome shotgun sequence genome:
- the csdc2b gene encoding cold shock domain-containing protein C2, giving the protein MADPSLTSPSGTPLRSPNAPLTISFPFSREGSRLWEEGREPRLPLELPSPLPTKRTRTYSATVRAHSGPVFKGICKNFSRSQGHGFIQPSHGGEDIFVHISDIDGEYVPVEGDEVTYKVCRVPPKNIKVQAVEVKIIHLKPGTKHETWSGQIISS; this is encoded by the exons ATGGCAGATCCCAGTCTAACATCCCCCTCCGGGACACCGCTGCGCTCCCCCAACGCCCCTCTTACCATCTCCTTCCCCTTCTCGAGGGAAGGGAGCCGACTGTGGGAGGAAGGACGGGAGCCCCGACTCCCACTTGAACTACCCAGCCCACTGCCAACCAAACGTACCCGCACCTACTCAGC GACGGTTCGAGCTCACTCTGGCCCAGTTTTCAAAGGCATCTGTAAGAACTTTTCCAGATCACAAGGTCATGGCTTCATCCAACCCTCCCATGGTGGAGAAGACATCTTTGTACACATTTCAGA CATCGACGGGGAGTACGTCCCAGTTGAAGGGGATGAGGTCACGTACAAAGTGTGCCGGGTCCCACCTAAGAACATTAAGGTGCAGGCCGTGGAGGTGAAGATCATACACCTCAAACCCGGGACGAAACACGAGACCTGGTCTGGACAGATCATCAGCTCGTAG
- the LOC107376315 gene encoding phosphomannomutase 1, with product MEKATGFPSDRRVLCLFDVDGTLTQPREKIDPKLDEFFQTLRMKVKIGIVGGSDYPKIAEQLGEGDDVIHKFDYVFAENGTVQYKDGKLLSKHAIQNHLGEELLQELINFCLNYMGLIKLPKKRGTFIEFRNGMINVSPIGRSCTLEERIEFSEIDKREKIREKFVAALKEEFAGKGLRFTRGGLISFDVFPEGWDKRLCLDLLENEGLDAIYFFGNETSDGGNDYEIFNDPRTIGFTVYSPEDTARLCQELFLDSSPRDSRRSDSNSSPIISSDLYHNQCPEPRLIVKC from the exons ATGGAGAAAGCTACCGGCTTCCCGTCGGACCGACGCGTGCTGTGTCTGTTTGATGTGGACGGCACTTTGACACAGCCGAGAGAA AAAATCGACCCAAAGCTAGATGAGTTCTTCCAGACTCTGCGCATGAAAGTGAAGATCGGCATCGTGGGGGGGTCAGACTACCCAAAAATCGCAGAGCAGCTCGGGGAGGGAGATGATG TCATCCACAAGTTTGATTATGTGTTTGCCGAAAATGGAACGGTTCAGTACAAAGATGGAAAACTACTCTCAAAACAC gCGATTCAGAACCATCTTGGGGAGGAGCTGCTGCAGGAACTCATCAACTTCTGCCTCAACTACATGGGGCTCATCAAGCTGCCAAAGAAAAG GGGGACTTTCATCGAGTTCAGGAACGGCATGATTAACGTTTCTCCCATCGGTCGGAGCTGCACACTGGAGGAGCGAATAGAGTTTTCTGAAATTGATAAG AGGGAGAAGATCAGGGAGAAATTTGTTGCTGCACTGAAGGAAGAGTTTGCTGGAAAGGGGCTGCGCTTCACTAGAG GTGGTCTGATCAGTTTTGATGTATTTCCTGAAGGCTGGGACAAGAGGCTTTGCTTAGACCTGCTGGAGAACGAAGGCCTAGATGCCATCTACTTCTTTGGAAATGAGACCTCAGAT gGAGGAAatgattatgaaatcttcaacgacCCACGAACCATCGGTTTCACCGTCTACTCCCCCGAGGACACGGCCAGACTCTGTCAAGAACTGTTTTTGGATTCTTCACCGCGTGACTCCAGACGTTCAGACTCAAACTCTTCACCAATAATCTCCTCTGACCTGTATCACAACCAGTGTCCTGAACCCAGACTAATCGTGAAGTGTTGA